The Fimbriimonas ginsengisoli Gsoil 348 genome window below encodes:
- the gspG gene encoding type II secretion system major pseudopilin GspG — MKKKINGMKRRGFTLIELLVVILILAILAALIVPKVIGRTDDAKVGAAKSDLKNLSSALEAFKLDCGRYPTADEGLTALQVAPGDVQGWKGPYLKGMPESQPVDPWGTAYQYEYPGTSGDPNSYTITSLGADKAQGGDGYNADLTENG, encoded by the coding sequence ATGAAAAAGAAAATCAATGGAATGAAGCGGCGGGGCTTTACCCTTATCGAGCTCCTCGTCGTCATCCTGATCCTGGCCATTCTGGCCGCGTTGATCGTGCCTAAGGTTATCGGCCGAACAGACGACGCCAAAGTCGGGGCGGCCAAATCCGACCTGAAGAACCTATCGAGCGCTCTCGAAGCGTTCAAGCTCGACTGCGGGCGTTACCCGACCGCCGACGAGGGACTTACCGCCCTCCAGGTTGCCCCTGGCGACGTCCAAGGCTGGAAAGGCCCGTACCTGAAAGGAATGCCCGAGAGCCAGCCCGTCGACCCGTGGGGAACGGCGTATCAATACGAATACCCCGGCACGAGCGGCGACCCGAACTCGTACACTATCACCAGTCTAGGCGCCGATAAGGCCCAAGGCGGTGACGGCTACAACGCCGACCTCACAGAGAATGGCTAA
- a CDS encoding PulJ/GspJ family protein, which produces MRRGLTLVELLITVFIVSILMVGVSRAYVSTIDYDSKMRVGREESQKAIAFEERVTDLIRHANLSSDANQTASFFIGSVGNGQDMQTVAGSGNADTLIFTAAGLRVDAGLLDSTDDFETQNQKVGPQGGIGEISLSTIAIGDASGKSGVFLRQQRPADGDPTQGGYESLVQPNVDTLKFEFFDGTDWLTTWDTRTMTTKRLPAAVRVTYRLSDENKDRILVVQVPASDVTTLNPVQQETAG; this is translated from the coding sequence ATGAGGCGCGGCCTAACCCTCGTCGAGCTGCTCATCACCGTCTTCATCGTCAGCATCCTGATGGTGGGGGTGAGCCGAGCCTACGTCAGCACGATCGACTACGACTCCAAGATGCGGGTTGGCCGGGAAGAGTCGCAAAAGGCGATCGCATTTGAAGAGCGCGTCACCGACCTCATCCGCCACGCCAACCTTTCGTCGGATGCCAACCAAACCGCCTCCTTTTTCATCGGGAGCGTAGGCAACGGTCAGGACATGCAGACAGTAGCCGGGAGCGGCAATGCGGACACGCTAATTTTCACCGCCGCCGGGCTCCGGGTCGATGCCGGTCTGCTCGACTCGACGGACGACTTCGAAACTCAAAACCAAAAGGTCGGCCCCCAAGGCGGAATTGGGGAGATTTCACTCTCGACGATCGCAATCGGCGACGCCTCCGGTAAGAGCGGGGTTTTTCTTCGTCAGCAACGTCCCGCCGACGGCGATCCGACCCAAGGCGGTTACGAGTCGCTGGTCCAACCGAACGTCGACACCCTCAAGTTCGAATTCTTCGACGGAACCGACTGGCTCACCACCTGGGATACCCGGACGATGACCACCAAGCGCCTCCCTGCCGCAGTCCGGGTGACCTACCGGCTCAGCGACGAAAATAAAGACCGGATCCTTGTCGTGCAAGTGCCGGCCAGCG
- a CDS encoding LacI family DNA-binding transcriptional regulator: protein MTRDNHSWNGRRSMTLRDVARSIGVSESTVSVVLNGTRSGTRVSATTRLSVIQAAEKLGYRPNAQARSLLTGRTNRIGIYSGRSRLTASGTFFADLLGGIFEGSGEVGMNTVVHTSGSEPDKLLDLVSDRAIDGLIIHARADDPIVPMLDELKVPTVAVVDAIDFLPSVTADDVSGGQMQARHLASRGHRHVLYKQTAATAQSAITRMEAFVESASAHGIRVTVHEGLDNVSPLTDRDLQVLTDGDNRATALVGWNDWQAWAACAVLRERGMSIPGEVAVIGFDGFEFRDFNITSIRAPWREVGGTAVSILSRLLSGDAVPALTNLPVEFVRGETT, encoded by the coding sequence ATGACGCGCGACAACCACAGTTGGAATGGCCGCCGGTCGATGACGCTCCGGGACGTCGCCCGCTCCATCGGAGTGAGCGAGTCGACGGTGTCCGTCGTGCTGAACGGTACCCGCTCTGGCACCCGCGTTTCCGCCACAACCCGACTGAGCGTGATCCAAGCGGCGGAAAAGCTGGGGTACCGGCCTAACGCGCAGGCCCGGTCGCTTCTTACGGGTCGAACGAACCGAATTGGCATCTATTCCGGGCGTAGCCGTCTCACGGCAAGCGGAACGTTTTTTGCCGATCTGCTTGGAGGCATCTTCGAAGGGAGCGGCGAGGTCGGTATGAACACGGTCGTCCACACATCGGGGAGCGAGCCGGACAAGCTGCTCGATCTGGTTTCGGACCGCGCCATCGACGGCCTGATCATTCACGCGCGGGCGGACGATCCGATCGTTCCGATGCTCGATGAGCTCAAGGTGCCTACGGTGGCGGTTGTGGACGCGATCGACTTTTTGCCGTCGGTAACCGCGGACGACGTGAGTGGGGGACAGATGCAGGCTCGGCACCTGGCGAGCCGGGGGCATCGACACGTTTTATACAAACAGACGGCCGCGACCGCACAGTCGGCGATTACTCGGATGGAGGCGTTCGTCGAGTCGGCGAGCGCGCACGGAATCCGAGTGACGGTTCACGAGGGCCTTGACAACGTCTCGCCCCTGACCGATCGCGATCTGCAGGTTCTGACGGACGGGGACAACCGGGCAACCGCGTTGGTCGGTTGGAACGATTGGCAGGCGTGGGCCGCTTGTGCCGTGCTCCGAGAGCGCGGCATGTCGATACCCGGAGAGGTCGCCGTCATCGGCTTCGACGGTTTCGAATTCCGCGATTTCAACATAACCTCGATCCGGGCGCCGTGGCGCGAGGTCGGAGGGACCGCGGTCTCGATCTTGTCGCGTCTGCTTTCCGGCGACGCCGTACCCGCCTTAACGAACCTGCCGGTCGAGTTCGTTCGAGGGGAAACCACTTGA
- a CDS encoding NAD(P)/FAD-dependent oxidoreductase yields MVEEVQNEYDVAIIGGGPAGATAGTLLKRYNPGLRVAIFEREVFPRDHIGESLLPPISAILDEMGCWDKVESANFPIKLGATYRWGRNPELWDFDFVPVEQFREEPRPAKFAGQRTATSFQVDRSVYDKILLDHAAEMGCDVHQAAKVAKVHREGDRVTALELEGGQSVTARYYIDASGNSGILRRAMGIECAYHPALQNIAIWDYWQNAEWAVKIGVGGTRIQVRSLPYGWIWFIPLGPTRTSIGLVVPVSYSKQSGKKPAELYAQALQDEPALAKLLANAKSEDLLKSTRDWSFLAERSVGENWFLIGESAGFADPILSAGVTMAHIAGQQVAYTVNEIEHRGDASWLKEQFSLRQRHRINTHIRFGDYWYTANSQLKELKEFTTQLAEASGLELTAEKAWDWIARGGFIDEDLAVGIGGFGLASLKESRHYLADLQFDSPLEKNNVFQLDLEGAGTKDRASYLEGRVGKTKCYVRGNRVLPIRGAFELLVQVLQHETRLQNILQAIMAVAQQRSSDRAFIQNVLPQVAPALEGMVNDGWVRASYDPREPLAQLNSGFPGFHRHQESAS; encoded by the coding sequence ATGGTCGAAGAGGTCCAGAACGAATACGATGTCGCTATTATCGGTGGGGGTCCGGCCGGTGCCACGGCGGGCACGCTTCTAAAGCGATACAACCCCGGCCTTCGCGTCGCCATCTTCGAGCGCGAGGTCTTCCCTCGCGATCACATCGGCGAGAGTCTGCTTCCACCGATCTCGGCGATCCTCGACGAGATGGGGTGCTGGGATAAGGTCGAGTCGGCCAACTTCCCAATCAAGCTCGGCGCCACTTATCGATGGGGGCGTAATCCCGAGCTCTGGGATTTCGACTTCGTACCGGTCGAGCAGTTTCGGGAGGAGCCCAGGCCGGCCAAGTTTGCCGGACAACGCACCGCGACCTCGTTTCAGGTGGATCGATCCGTGTACGACAAGATCCTGCTGGATCACGCGGCGGAAATGGGATGCGACGTTCATCAAGCGGCCAAAGTGGCTAAGGTCCACCGCGAAGGGGACCGGGTCACCGCCCTGGAGCTGGAAGGCGGACAATCCGTAACGGCTCGATACTATATCGACGCCTCCGGAAACAGCGGCATCCTGCGCCGCGCCATGGGCATCGAATGCGCCTATCACCCGGCGTTGCAGAACATCGCGATCTGGGATTACTGGCAAAACGCCGAGTGGGCGGTCAAGATCGGCGTGGGCGGTACGCGCATCCAAGTGCGCAGCCTGCCCTACGGCTGGATCTGGTTCATCCCGCTCGGTCCCACCCGCACCAGCATCGGGCTTGTCGTGCCGGTCTCCTACAGTAAGCAATCCGGAAAGAAGCCCGCCGAGCTCTATGCCCAGGCACTCCAAGACGAACCCGCCCTCGCCAAGCTTCTCGCCAACGCGAAGTCCGAGGATCTGCTGAAAAGCACTCGCGATTGGTCGTTCTTGGCGGAAAGGAGCGTCGGGGAGAACTGGTTTCTCATCGGTGAAAGCGCAGGCTTCGCCGATCCGATCCTATCCGCCGGCGTCACCATGGCGCACATCGCCGGCCAGCAAGTCGCCTATACCGTCAACGAGATCGAGCACCGGGGAGACGCCTCTTGGCTGAAAGAGCAGTTCAGCCTCCGCCAACGCCACCGGATCAATACGCATATCCGCTTTGGCGACTACTGGTACACCGCTAACTCGCAATTGAAAGAGCTTAAGGAATTCACTACCCAGTTGGCCGAGGCGAGCGGGCTCGAGCTTACGGCCGAGAAAGCCTGGGATTGGATCGCGCGGGGCGGATTCATCGATGAGGACTTGGCCGTCGGGATCGGCGGATTCGGCCTCGCCTCTCTAAAGGAGTCCCGGCACTATTTGGCCGACCTCCAGTTCGACTCTCCCCTTGAAAAGAACAACGTCTTTCAGCTCGACCTGGAGGGCGCCGGAACGAAGGACCGGGCCAGCTACCTGGAAGGCCGCGTCGGCAAGACCAAGTGCTACGTCCGCGGCAATCGCGTCCTTCCCATCCGGGGAGCGTTCGAGCTGCTCGTACAGGTTCTTCAGCATGAGACTCGGCTCCAGAACATTCTCCAGGCCATCATGGCCGTCGCGCAGCAACGCTCCTCCGACCGTGCGTTCATCCAAAATGTATTGCCTCAGGTGGCCCCTGCTCTAGAAGGGATGGTTAACGACGGCTGGGTGCGCGCGTCGTACGATCCACGCGAGCCGCTGGCGCAGCTCAATTCAGGCTTTCCCGGCTTTCATCGCCACCAGGAGAGCGCCAGTTGA
- a CDS encoding NAD(P)/FAD-dependent oxidoreductase, producing the protein MNYDVAIIGGGPAGSTVGCLLKKYNPALKVAILERETFPRDHIGESLLPPISPILIEMGCWDKVEAANFPIKIGATLRWGKTPELWNFEFFPADEFKDEPRPAKFEGQRRLTAFQVDRAIYDEILLNHCAELGCDVRQGTKVAKVNREGDRVTGLELEDGEVVTARHYVDASGNSGILRRAMNVACDYPSTLRNIAIWDYWQNADWAVRIGVGATRIQVRSLGYGWLWFIPLGPTRTSIGLVIPAEYFKSLGKKPQEVYRQALQEEEALSALLANATSEDRLETTRDWSFLAERQSGENWFLVGESGGFADPILSAGVTMAQIGAQQCAYTILEIDRGELKREWLCEQFDRRQIRRIKTHIRFGDYWYTANSQFSDLKDFTAELARANGLELSPDKAWQWLAQGGFIDEDLTVGAGGFNLLSIRSSTEFLTELDAGSPLEENNILRLDLQGATWQDGAVYHEGRVIKAGSYTRDGKVLPLWGHFDVLVKLLQRESRLPSIVQMMQLMAQQRAHDPVAMTFLGMLPEAMEGMVRDGWIRASYDPKLPRATLVQHGTGFHRNRDT; encoded by the coding sequence ATGAACTACGATGTCGCCATCATTGGAGGCGGTCCCGCCGGGAGCACCGTCGGCTGCCTGCTCAAGAAGTACAATCCGGCGCTGAAGGTCGCGATCTTGGAGCGGGAAACCTTCCCCCGAGACCACATCGGCGAGAGCCTCCTCCCGCCGATCTCGCCGATCTTGATCGAGATGGGGTGCTGGGACAAGGTGGAAGCCGCGAATTTTCCGATCAAGATCGGCGCGACCCTGCGATGGGGCAAAACCCCGGAACTCTGGAATTTCGAGTTCTTCCCTGCCGACGAGTTCAAGGACGAGCCGCGACCCGCCAAGTTCGAGGGTCAGCGCCGCCTCACCGCATTCCAAGTCGACCGCGCTATCTACGACGAGATCCTGCTAAACCACTGCGCCGAACTCGGCTGCGATGTCCGGCAAGGAACGAAGGTCGCCAAAGTGAACCGGGAGGGTGACCGGGTGACCGGGCTGGAATTGGAGGACGGCGAAGTCGTTACCGCGCGTCATTACGTGGATGCCTCCGGCAATAGCGGCATTCTTCGCCGAGCCATGAACGTCGCTTGCGACTATCCCTCCACGCTCCGGAACATCGCGATCTGGGACTACTGGCAGAACGCCGACTGGGCGGTCCGCATCGGCGTAGGGGCGACCCGCATTCAGGTTCGCAGCCTCGGTTACGGGTGGCTGTGGTTCATTCCCCTTGGCCCTACCCGCACCAGTATCGGGCTGGTCATTCCGGCCGAGTACTTCAAATCCTTGGGCAAGAAACCGCAGGAGGTCTATCGCCAGGCCCTCCAGGAAGAAGAGGCGCTTTCCGCTCTCCTCGCGAATGCCACCAGCGAAGATCGGCTGGAGACGACCCGCGACTGGTCGTTCCTGGCCGAGCGTCAATCTGGCGAAAACTGGTTCTTGGTGGGCGAGAGCGGTGGCTTTGCCGATCCGATCCTCTCGGCAGGCGTCACGATGGCGCAGATTGGCGCCCAGCAGTGCGCCTATACCATCTTGGAAATCGACCGGGGCGAGCTAAAGCGAGAGTGGCTGTGTGAGCAATTCGACCGCCGGCAGATCCGCCGCATCAAAACGCACATTCGCTTCGGCGACTATTGGTATACGGCCAACTCGCAATTCTCCGACCTCAAGGATTTCACCGCGGAGCTGGCGCGCGCGAACGGCCTCGAACTCTCGCCGGATAAGGCCTGGCAATGGCTGGCGCAAGGGGGCTTCATCGATGAGGACCTCACGGTCGGCGCCGGCGGATTCAACCTTCTCAGCATTCGGTCCTCCACCGAATTTCTAACCGAGCTCGATGCCGGTTCGCCGCTGGAAGAAAACAACATTCTAAGGCTCGACTTGCAAGGGGCGACCTGGCAGGATGGCGCGGTTTACCACGAAGGCCGGGTGATAAAGGCCGGCAGCTACACCCGCGATGGCAAGGTGCTGCCGCTCTGGGGCCACTTCGACGTGCTCGTCAAGCTCCTGCAGCGAGAATCCCGATTGCCGAGCATCGTGCAAATGATGCAACTGATGGCGCAGCAGCGCGCGCACGATCCGGTCGCGATGACGTTCCTCGGCATGTTGCCCGAGGCGATGGAGGGGATGGTGCGGGACGGATGGATCCGTGCGTCTTACGACCCCAAACTCCCGCGCGCAACGCTAGTCCAACATGGAACCGGATTTCACCGGAATCGCGACACGTAG
- a CDS encoding prepilin-type N-terminal cleavage/methylation domain-containing protein: MAKSRRGFTLIEVSVVITIIVVLAALVTPNLSNMLASRQVRTFVNALPDIAGQTRDAARNQGVTTKLTYDDSAHQLIASIERVNQDDETITSLAVPNPVQIQAFQADGQQKSAGDWTLHFYSDGHSDGGGVETNDAGMLRSLVVDRNGVATLVRGPLPDATEERWPAGDYEHRTTTN; encoded by the coding sequence ATGGCTAAATCTCGCCGTGGCTTTACTCTGATCGAGGTGTCGGTCGTGATCACGATTATCGTGGTCCTGGCCGCCCTCGTCACGCCAAACCTCTCGAACATGCTCGCGAGCCGGCAGGTGCGGACTTTTGTCAATGCCCTGCCGGATATCGCCGGCCAGACGAGAGACGCCGCCCGCAATCAGGGAGTCACGACAAAGCTCACGTACGACGATTCGGCCCACCAACTGATCGCCTCCATCGAACGCGTCAATCAAGATGACGAGACGATCACTTCGCTGGCGGTGCCGAATCCAGTTCAAATTCAGGCGTTTCAAGCCGACGGACAGCAAAAGAGCGCCGGCGACTGGACCCTTCACTTCTATTCCGACGGCCATAGCGACGGCGGCGGAGTGGAAACCAACGACGCCGGCATGCTTCGTTCGCTGGTCGTCGACCGCAACGGAGTTGCCACGCTAGTCCGGGGGCCGCTTCCCGACGCAACCGAGGAGCGCTGGCCCGCAGGAGATTATGAGCACCGGACGACGACCAACTAA
- a CDS encoding type II secretion system F family protein, protein MTTFSYVALEPSGQKKTGFVDASSREAAIQTVSATGRFVLDIKEEGTRTKTTSAAKHEVAKRKGKVSRGDLALFTRRLADLSEAGLPLDRVLQVVSEQSESITLTEVAENALDEVRGGKPVSDALAAYPKLFPSVFTQTLKAGEASGQFPDVTSRLANFQENEVARRSQITSALVYPGILASTAVFVVVFLLTFVVPRLSGVFKGLGNDLPASTKLLLAMTAFITQQWYFIIGGIVAAVVLYKAWAGTESGRYQRDALIMRMPAVGPVIRKATVSRFSRVLATLVFGGVPILQALNIAGLASGNRVFQRSAEEVEAEVREGVSIAQAMRDAGAFPPVLTHMVAIGEETGDLPKMLNRVSDSLDFEVDNGMRRLTAMVEPIIVLTMGVFVGFVVLSVLLPIYAAGDTVK, encoded by the coding sequence ATGACCACTTTCTCCTATGTCGCCCTCGAACCCTCCGGTCAAAAGAAGACCGGGTTCGTTGACGCCTCCAGCCGAGAGGCGGCTATTCAGACCGTTTCCGCCACCGGCCGGTTCGTGCTCGACATCAAGGAGGAAGGGACCCGCACCAAGACGACTTCCGCCGCAAAGCACGAAGTCGCCAAGCGCAAGGGCAAAGTCTCCCGAGGCGATCTCGCCCTCTTCACCCGCCGCCTTGCCGACCTATCGGAAGCCGGCCTTCCTTTGGACCGGGTCCTCCAAGTCGTCTCCGAGCAGTCGGAGAGCATCACCCTCACCGAGGTCGCGGAAAACGCTTTAGACGAGGTCCGGGGCGGAAAGCCGGTGTCCGACGCCCTCGCCGCCTATCCCAAGCTCTTCCCTTCCGTCTTCACCCAAACCCTGAAAGCCGGTGAGGCCAGCGGCCAGTTTCCCGACGTCACCTCGCGCCTCGCCAACTTCCAAGAGAACGAGGTTGCCCGCCGAAGTCAGATCACCTCCGCGCTCGTGTATCCCGGCATCCTCGCCAGCACCGCCGTCTTCGTGGTGGTATTCCTGCTCACTTTCGTCGTTCCCCGCCTTTCGGGCGTCTTCAAGGGACTCGGAAACGACCTCCCGGCCAGCACCAAGCTTCTGCTCGCGATGACCGCGTTCATCACCCAGCAGTGGTATTTCATCATCGGCGGAATCGTGGCGGCGGTCGTGCTGTACAAGGCATGGGCCGGCACGGAAAGCGGCCGGTATCAACGCGACGCCCTGATCATGCGGATGCCTGCCGTCGGCCCCGTGATCCGCAAGGCGACCGTCTCGCGGTTTTCCCGCGTTCTGGCGACCCTCGTATTCGGTGGCGTACCGATCCTCCAGGCGCTCAACATCGCCGGATTAGCCTCCGGAAACCGGGTTTTCCAGCGAAGCGCCGAGGAAGTGGAAGCCGAAGTCCGCGAAGGCGTGTCAATTGCGCAAGCTATGCGAGACGCCGGGGCCTTTCCACCCGTCTTGACCCACATGGTCGCAATCGGCGAGGAGACCGGCGACCTTCCGAAGATGCTTAACCGCGTCTCGGACAGCCTCGACTTCGAGGTTGACAACGGCATGCGACGGCTGACCGCCATGGTCGAGCCGATCATCGTCCTGACCATGGGAGTCTTTGTAGGCTTCGTCGTCCTGTCGGTACTCCTGCCGATCTACGCGGCGGGAGACACGGTGAAATAA
- a CDS encoding GspE/PulE family protein — MSLDLSLSQTASVPREPAPMVDGYEFVDLNLVKPDPDAIALAPGDFAMKNKVLPLGFDGESLVVAMGSPQSLGSVDDLGILLQRPVTPVLADANLIDNKIQEFFLEKILSGLATSDEAGAAEVDESTDLADLLRMADDSAVVKMVNAIFAQAARDGASDIHIEPYEREVKIRYRIDGMLHDMMRPPKRMHAALISRLKILGELNIAERRLPQDGRIKITVGARQIDIRLSIVPAVFGERAVMRLLDKGTALLGLEELGMGADVLTKFRKIISLPHGIVLATGPTGSGKSTSLYASLQEIWSPATNILTIEDPVEYQVPGISQIQVRPNIGLTFASGLRSFLRQDPDVIMVGEIRDHETAEIAIHASLTGHLVFSTLHTNDAAGAVTRLLDMGVEPYLVASSLVGVVAQRLVRRVCSNCSEPAAHKPDLLAAIGLTGHEPNANFRRGRGCEKCQGTGYKGRQGLYELLVVDETIKRMTIDRASSSAMKAHAIETQEMRTLLGDGRLMVLNGKTTPEEVLRVSQREDF, encoded by the coding sequence ATGAGTCTCGACCTTTCCCTCAGCCAAACCGCCTCCGTCCCCCGGGAGCCTGCTCCCATGGTCGACGGGTACGAGTTTGTCGACCTGAACCTGGTAAAGCCGGATCCGGACGCCATCGCCCTGGCGCCCGGCGACTTCGCCATGAAGAACAAGGTGCTGCCGCTCGGGTTCGACGGAGAGTCTCTGGTCGTGGCGATGGGCTCGCCGCAATCGCTCGGCTCCGTCGACGATCTCGGCATCCTTCTTCAGCGTCCCGTCACCCCGGTCCTCGCCGACGCCAATCTGATCGACAACAAGATCCAGGAATTCTTCCTCGAAAAGATCCTGAGCGGACTGGCTACCAGCGACGAGGCGGGAGCGGCGGAGGTCGACGAATCCACCGATCTCGCCGACCTCTTGCGAATGGCCGACGATTCGGCCGTCGTCAAGATGGTAAACGCCATCTTCGCGCAGGCGGCCCGAGACGGAGCGAGCGACATCCACATCGAACCGTACGAGCGGGAAGTTAAGATTCGTTACCGAATCGACGGCATGCTCCACGACATGATGCGCCCGCCTAAGCGGATGCACGCCGCGCTTATCTCCCGACTTAAGATCCTCGGCGAACTGAACATCGCGGAGCGCCGGCTCCCGCAAGACGGCCGCATCAAAATCACCGTCGGCGCCCGGCAAATCGACATCCGGCTTTCCATCGTCCCCGCCGTCTTCGGCGAGCGCGCCGTCATGCGGTTGCTGGATAAAGGAACCGCCCTCCTCGGCCTGGAAGAGCTCGGCATGGGAGCCGACGTTCTCACCAAATTCCGAAAGATCATCTCGCTGCCCCACGGCATCGTTTTGGCGACCGGCCCCACCGGTTCCGGTAAGTCGACGTCGCTGTACGCCTCGCTGCAAGAGATCTGGTCTCCCGCCACTAACATCCTCACCATCGAGGACCCGGTCGAGTATCAGGTACCCGGCATCAGCCAAATCCAAGTTCGCCCGAACATCGGTCTCACATTTGCTAGCGGCCTTCGCTCCTTCTTGCGGCAAGACCCGGACGTAATCATGGTCGGCGAAATCCGTGACCACGAGACGGCCGAGATCGCCATCCATGCGTCGCTCACCGGCCACCTCGTCTTCTCCACCCTCCACACGAACGACGCCGCCGGCGCGGTAACCCGTCTGCTCGACATGGGCGTCGAACCGTACCTCGTCGCTTCTTCCCTCGTCGGCGTCGTCGCCCAACGGCTCGTTCGCCGGGTTTGCTCGAACTGCTCCGAGCCTGCCGCCCACAAGCCGGACCTGCTCGCCGCCATCGGCCTGACCGGCCACGAGCCGAACGCCAACTTCCGCCGCGGACGGGGATGCGAAAAGTGCCAGGGCACCGGCTACAAGGGCCGGCAGGGGCTCTACGAGCTCCTCGTCGTAGACGAAACGATCAAGCGAATGACGATCGACCGGGCTTCCTCGAGCGCCATGAAGGCGCACGCGATCGAAACCCAGGAAATGCGAACCCTTCTCGGTGACGGCCGCTTAATGGTTCTCAACGGCAAAACCACTCCCGAAGAAGTCCTCCGCGTCTCGCAACGAGAAGACTTCTGA
- a CDS encoding prepilin-type N-terminal cleavage/methylation domain-containing protein, whose translation MKRRSKAFTLIELLVVIAIIAILAAILFPVFAQAKRAAKNSADISNMKQITLGQLIYTGDFDDMFSPVNGNDADSGTFSRTWIQKTAPYIKNLPIFQSPLDSRHDAPVASWATSFSPDNFKNAIGLSYAPNAYTHSANSAGYAAGCSDSAPCVLGGVMNQNDNGNYVLPHSKSQTQVTQPASTILLGDLFDDSMYKSGCCGFGNISEWFSAAFLQIRIPGDIGGQYEWFGPEDIPNGLAATTNPFPTGPDGGVSLTSGVNANFSFVDGHTKGMQPRATDPDPINNRAKKPVGCRPLRRLPRIRPAPHRWSWAPMTATSDSQ comes from the coding sequence ATGAAACGAAGAAGCAAAGCATTTACGCTAATTGAACTATTAGTCGTCATCGCCATCATCGCCATCCTCGCAGCGATTCTTTTCCCGGTTTTTGCCCAGGCAAAACGCGCGGCAAAGAATTCTGCCGACATCTCGAACATGAAGCAGATCACTCTGGGTCAGTTGATCTACACGGGTGACTTCGACGACATGTTCAGTCCGGTCAACGGCAACGACGCGGACTCCGGCACGTTTAGCCGAACCTGGATTCAAAAGACGGCGCCCTACATCAAGAATCTGCCGATCTTCCAAAGTCCGCTGGATTCTCGACACGACGCTCCGGTCGCGAGCTGGGCCACCTCCTTCTCGCCGGACAACTTCAAGAACGCGATCGGGCTCTCGTACGCCCCGAACGCCTACACGCACAGCGCCAACTCCGCCGGCTATGCCGCCGGATGTAGCGACTCCGCGCCGTGTGTGCTCGGCGGCGTGATGAACCAAAACGATAACGGCAACTACGTGCTTCCGCACTCGAAGTCGCAGACTCAGGTGACGCAGCCGGCAAGCACGATTCTTCTTGGGGATCTTTTCGACGACTCGATGTACAAGTCCGGCTGCTGCGGATTTGGGAACATCAGCGAGTGGTTCTCCGCGGCGTTCCTGCAGATCAGAATTCCGGGAGATATCGGTGGGCAGTATGAGTGGTTCGGACCGGAGGACATTCCCAATGGCCTCGCGGCGACCACGAACCCGTTCCCAACCGGACCGGACGGCGGCGTAAGCCTCACCAGTGGCGTAAACGCCAACTTCTCGTTCGTCGACGGCCACACCAAGGGGATGCAGCCGCGTGCGACGGACCCCGACCCAATCAACAACCGGGCCAAAAAACCTGTGGGATGCCGACCGCTAAGACGGCTCCCGCGAATCCGTCCAGCTCCACATCGGTGGAGCTGGGCCCCGATGACCGCGACATCAGACTCACAATGA
- a CDS encoding type IV pilus modification PilV family protein, whose protein sequence is MSTGRRPTKGFTLIEALVAVALLTGGIVAVLGALASMTRTESRFRDQDQMQRLAMQKLDELVSTSDNITAPQNGDFKDRDDDRFVWSSEEAPSGVENLDAITVTVRYAGNPAKNAPESVVSTLLYVPPTNTTGATQ, encoded by the coding sequence ATGAGCACCGGACGACGACCAACTAAAGGCTTCACCCTCATCGAAGCGCTGGTCGCCGTCGCGCTCCTCACCGGGGGAATCGTCGCCGTCCTCGGCGCCCTCGCTTCCATGACTCGGACCGAATCGCGATTCCGCGACCAGGACCAGATGCAGCGTCTCGCGATGCAGAAGCTCGATGAGCTCGTCTCCACCAGCGACAACATCACCGCTCCCCAAAATGGCGACTTCAAAGATCGCGACGACGACCGGTTCGTATGGAGCAGCGAGGAAGCCCCCAGCGGGGTTGAGAATCTCGACGCCATCACCGTGACCGTTCGCTACGCCGGCAATCCCGCCAAAAATGCGCCCGAGTCCGTGGTCTCGACTCTGCTGTACGTGCCGCCCACGAACACTACGGGGGCGACGCAATGA